Sequence from the Streptomyces sp. R33 genome:
GTGCTTGAGGTGCTTGGGTTGGGCTGCTGTCCAGCCGCCGAGTTCGAAGTTCCGGTGGCGGAGCACGCCGAGGCCGAACATTTCGCCGCACAGGGTGACGTCTTTGCGGACGTCGGCTTGTCCGTCGGGTTGTTCGATGACGTAGGGGCGGCCGGACTTCTCCAGCAGTTCCCGGGTGGGGGCGACGAGGTCGACGTGCTCTCGACCCCAGCCGCGGGAGGTGTTGGTGCCGACGGTGAGTGCGCACTTGGACTGGCAGGGCGGGGAGGCGTGGATGAGCGTGTACTGCTCGATCTCTCCGGTTTGGATGAGTCGGTCGAGGATGTCGAGGGCGTCGCCCTGCTCGAAGCGGTACGGGTAGCGGGCGGAGCGGTCGATGATGTCGACGCCGTGGATGTTGAAGCCGGCGTTGTGGTAGCCGCGGGCGGCGCCGCCGGCGCAGCTGTAGAGGTCGAGGGCGAGGGGCATGGGGTGCCTTTCAGGCGGCGTCGGGGTGGCTGCCGGTGCGGGGGTCGCAGCCGAGGTGGGTGTTGTATCCGCGTGCGGCCCAGTCGGTGGTGAGGGAGCGTCCGCAGATGGTGCAGAGGGGGAGTTGTGGATCTTCCGATCCGGGGCCTTCCTCCCCCTTCCCCTCTTTCAGAGGGGGGGAAGGGGGGGAACTAGGCGTTCCCGAGGGTTCCCCCGAGGTTCCCGGGGAATGCCTGACCTGGGGTTTTTGCGATCCCTTTGAAGTTCCCGGGGAACGTTCCCCGGGAACCCCCTCAGGAAGGGGCTCCGGGAAGGTATTCCGGGAACCCAAGTTGTCCCGGTTTTTCCGAATCCGAACGGCGGCCGCAATCTTGTCCTTCGCGGCCGGGATCCGGGCCTTCCCGAGTGCCGCGATGGTCTGCGGATTGCCGGCGTCCTCCGGCACTCCGAGAGCGTCGATCTGCTGAATCAGCCACTCGACGGACCCCTCGGGGAACTCCTGCTCCAGGTCCCAGGTCATGACGATGTGACGGGTCCCGCCGATCGCCCAGTTGTCGCCGTCACGGCGTGCCTGGCGCACGAGGGAGAACTGGTCCGGACCGATTCCGGTGCGGGTGTGGGTCCGCTTCAGGGACAGCGCGCCGCCGCCCTGTGAGGACAACTCCCATACGTGGTCTACGTCTTGGGTCTTGGCGGAGGAGCCGCGGCCGCCGCGCTCCTTGTCCTTCCCGAAGTGGTCGAGGCGTACGGAGCCGATGCGGTCGCGCTTCAGCGGCAGGAGGGTGTGCCGGTACAGCGACAGCCAGGTGTCGGCGTCGTTCTCGGGTCCGCTGATGAACCGGGACACGGTGTCGATGACGACCAACTCGGCGTTCGTGGCCTTCACCAGGGCGAGGACGTCGGCGCCGCCGCCGGGGGTGTCCAGGGGGCGTACGGGCGGGAAGCTCGCGTACCGCAGCTCGCCCATGCGGCCGATACCGCCGCCGAACGACAGGAACCGCTCCTGGACCTGCTCCTGCCCGTTCTCCGC
This genomic interval carries:
- a CDS encoding AAA family ATPase: MENVRPFPHQADHGLTSSVPRDDEAEALVISAIMFDADAYRAAAERLDSSDLFKPGHRLIWDTVAGLVALGTPPHPVLVRAEIERQGRLREVDGGQLITWLSSDHLHATLVPHVADEVYEAARKRRYDAHANALKAAVIAGASAEDLEKLVDVFHQGEQLRESTGHGPAHLTSALLDWNDFFTTDFGAVQLLLGKLMGPGQQIALVGDGKAGKSLFCQEWMWRMATGQPFLDDPAAEPVRILYLDAENGQEQVQERFLSFGGGIGRMGELRYASFPPVRPLDTPGGGADVLALVKATNAELVVIDTVSRFISGPENDADTWLSLYRHTLLPLKRDRIGSVRLDHFGKDKERGGRGSSAKTQDVDHVWELSSQGGGALSLKRTHTRTGIGPDQFSLVRQARRDGDNWAIGGTRHIVMTWDLEQEFPEGSVEWLIQQIDALGVPEDAGNPQTIAALGKARIPAAKDKIAAAVRIRKNRDNLGSRNTFPEPLPEGVPGERSPGTSKGSQKPQVRHSPGTSGEPSGTPSSPPSPPLKEGKGEEGPGSEDPQLPLCTICGRSLTTDWAARGYNTHLGCDPRTGSHPDAA
- a CDS encoding DNA methylase is translated as MPLALDLYSCAGGAARGYHNAGFNIHGVDIIDRSARYPYRFEQGDALDILDRLIQTGEIEQYTLIHASPPCQSKCALTVGTNTSRGWGREHVDLVAPTRELLEKSGRPYVIEQPDGQADVRKDVTLCGEMFGLGVLRHRNFELGGWTAAQPKHLKHRGRVRGWRHGKYHDGPYVAAYGKGGGKATVPEMQQAMGIDWTDNHEELTEAIPPAYAEWLGRAFLTQHNAT